In Phaeobacter porticola, one DNA window encodes the following:
- a CDS encoding ABC transporter permease, producing MSCFQTLQDYGLRSLGLGERMLPRSDFTLCDQFVLIGSGMLWNIYFGAIAVVIGFVIANGVALAKNSTSTPLRKAAEWFIFIFRGSPLFIQFFFAYFLFLQLKSVSPIFNLLSAAWMGALIVLILNTAAYSAEIFYGALRSIPKGDIEAADAYGLSGWTRFRRIMWPTMMRLAWPSYTNEAIFLFHATTLVFFSGFPAWQQRGDALYYASYFADKTFNPFVPYPILAFYFILLTLVVIGIFGIINTRLNAHLPQEKRRKIRYRPNLIR from the coding sequence ATGAGCTGTTTCCAGACCCTTCAGGACTATGGCCTGCGCTCGCTTGGGCTTGGCGAACGCATGTTGCCCCGCAGTGATTTCACCCTCTGCGACCAGTTTGTGCTCATCGGCTCGGGCATGCTGTGGAACATCTACTTCGGCGCCATCGCCGTCGTCATCGGCTTTGTCATCGCCAATGGCGTGGCACTGGCCAAGAATTCCACCTCAACGCCGCTGCGCAAAGCGGCTGAATGGTTCATCTTCATATTCCGTGGCTCGCCGCTGTTCATCCAGTTCTTCTTTGCCTACTTCCTGTTCCTGCAGCTGAAGTCGGTCTCACCAATCTTCAATCTATTGTCGGCAGCCTGGATGGGCGCACTGATCGTGCTGATCCTCAACACCGCCGCCTATTCTGCTGAAATCTTCTACGGCGCGCTGCGGTCGATCCCCAAGGGCGATATCGAGGCCGCAGATGCCTATGGGCTGTCCGGCTGGACCCGCTTTCGCCGAATCATGTGGCCAACAATGATGCGACTGGCGTGGCCCTCCTACACGAACGAGGCAATCTTCCTGTTCCATGCAACCACGCTGGTGTTCTTCTCCGGTTTCCCGGCCTGGCAACAGCGCGGCGATGCGCTCTATTACGCCAGCTATTTCGCGGATAAGACGTTCAACCCCTTCGTGCCCTACCCGATCCTGGCCTTCTATTTCATCCTGCTGACACTGGTGGTGATTGGCATCTTCGGCATCATCAACACCCGGCTGAACGCCCACCTGCCCCAGGAAAAACGCCGCAAGATCCGTTATCGGCCAAACCTGATCCGCTGA
- a CDS encoding ABC transporter permease: protein MFSFCSDPASLEGFQWLSCYLTTGKHFAFYSSFGTVLLLLAVTAPAAMAFGFGGAMAARAHFAPLSWLGKAYIAVVRGVPDIAFFLFFVIALDQGIEYLRHQVKCPDWDAPVRQGNDFVVCDIAKMPLGSSDQWIHEVYGFTLAVVTFAIVFGAFAANVLFGAMRAVPRAQIETAEAYGMTHRQAFWRILVPQMWTYALPGLSNLWMVLIKATPLLFLLGVEDIVYWARELGGSKTARFTDYPHGDWRMWYFLGLLVFYLAFTKLSEVVLERIRTRLSHGQATLAGEAQRKAS from the coding sequence ATTTTCTCCTTTTGCTCTGATCCGGCCAGCCTGGAGGGTTTCCAGTGGCTGAGCTGCTATTTGACCACCGGCAAGCATTTCGCTTTCTATTCCTCCTTCGGGACGGTTCTGCTGCTGCTGGCCGTGACAGCCCCCGCTGCAATGGCCTTCGGCTTTGGTGGCGCAATGGCGGCGCGCGCGCATTTTGCACCGCTATCCTGGCTGGGTAAGGCCTATATCGCCGTGGTGCGCGGGGTGCCGGACATCGCGTTTTTCCTGTTCTTCGTCATCGCGCTGGACCAGGGCATTGAATATCTACGCCATCAGGTGAAATGCCCCGACTGGGACGCGCCCGTGCGTCAGGGCAATGACTTTGTTGTTTGTGACATTGCCAAAATGCCACTTGGCTCATCAGACCAGTGGATCCACGAGGTCTATGGTTTCACCCTTGCGGTTGTGACCTTTGCCATCGTCTTTGGCGCCTTTGCGGCCAACGTGCTGTTTGGCGCCATGCGGGCCGTGCCCCGCGCCCAGATTGAGACCGCCGAAGCCTATGGCATGACCCATCGCCAGGCGTTCTGGCGCATTCTGGTGCCGCAGATGTGGACCTACGCGCTGCCCGGCCTGTCGAACCTGTGGATGGTGCTGATCAAAGCCACGCCGCTGCTGTTCCTGCTCGGGGTTGAGGATATCGTCTACTGGGCGCGCGAGCTTGGCGGCTCCAAGACTGCCCGCTTCACCGATTACCCCCATGGCGACTGGCGGATGTGGTACTTCCTCGGCCTGCTGGTGTTCTACCTCGCCTTTACCAAACTCTCCGAGGTGGTGCTGGAGCGCATCCGTACCCGGCTGTCCCATGGGCAGGCCACATTGGCAGGCGAAGCCCAAAGGAAAGCGTCATGA
- a CDS encoding transporter substrate-binding domain-containing protein, translating into MKSLILGTAALALSAGLAMADTVRLGTEGAYPPYNFLNDAGEVDGFERELGDELCKRAELDCEWVTNDWDSIIPNLLSGNYDAIIAGMSITAERKEVVNFTTGYTRPSPSAYAAMSADVDVNSAVVAAQASTIQASHVATTGATLVEFPTPDETVAAVKAGEVDAVMADKDFLIPIVGETELAFVAEDVLLGDGIGMAFRKSDDELRGKFDAAVESMKADGSLNALLEKWEIEGQF; encoded by the coding sequence ATGAAATCTCTTATCCTCGGCACCGCGGCCCTGGCTCTTAGCGCCGGTCTGGCGATGGCAGACACCGTGCGTCTGGGCACCGAAGGCGCCTACCCTCCGTACAACTTCCTGAATGACGCAGGCGAAGTGGACGGTTTTGAGCGCGAGCTGGGCGACGAGCTGTGCAAACGCGCCGAACTGGACTGCGAATGGGTTACCAACGACTGGGATTCGATCATCCCCAACCTGCTGTCCGGCAACTACGACGCCATCATCGCAGGCATGTCGATCACAGCCGAGCGCAAGGAAGTTGTGAACTTCACCACCGGTTACACCCGTCCGTCGCCCTCTGCCTATGCGGCGATGTCGGCTGATGTTGACGTCAACAGCGCGGTTGTGGCGGCTCAGGCCTCCACCATTCAGGCCTCCCATGTTGCCACCACCGGTGCGACCCTGGTTGAATTCCCCACCCCGGATGAAACTGTTGCCGCTGTCAAAGCAGGCGAAGTGGACGCCGTGATGGCCGACAAGGACTTCCTGATCCCTATCGTTGGCGAAACTGAGCTGGCGTTCGTGGCAGAGGACGTGCTGCTGGGCGATGGCATCGGCATGGCATTCCGCAAATCCGATGACGAACTGCGCGGCAAGTTCGACGCCGCCGTCGAGAGCATGAAAGCAGATGGTTCCCTGAACGCTCTGCTCGAAAAATGGGAAATCGAAGGCCAGTTCTGA
- a CDS encoding ABC transporter ATP-binding protein produces MTDTTPVLEIRGLHKSYGELEVIKGVDITAHRGDVVSLIGSSGSGKSTLLRCCNLLEDSQDGDILFKGEPISWSGTGLSRRPSDAKQVLRIRTNLSMVFQQFNLWAHMTILQNVMEAPLTVLGRDRAEVEDAARKYLTKVGIGDKCEAYPAQLSGGQQQRAAIARALCMEPEALLFDEPTSALDPELEQEVVKVIKDLAAEGRTMIIVTHDMNMAADVSNHVVFLHKGLIEEQGSPDEVFGSTRSERLQGFLASTRHGK; encoded by the coding sequence TTGACCGACACAACGCCAGTTCTGGAAATCCGCGGCCTGCACAAGTCATATGGTGAGCTGGAAGTCATCAAAGGTGTCGATATCACCGCCCACCGCGGCGATGTGGTTTCCCTCATCGGGTCCTCAGGTTCCGGCAAATCCACGCTGCTGCGCTGCTGCAATCTGCTGGAAGACAGCCAGGACGGCGATATCCTCTTCAAAGGCGAGCCGATCAGCTGGTCCGGTACCGGCCTTTCGCGCCGCCCGTCCGATGCCAAACAGGTGCTGCGCATTCGCACCAACCTGTCGATGGTATTCCAGCAGTTTAACCTCTGGGCCCATATGACGATCCTGCAAAACGTGATGGAGGCCCCCCTGACCGTCCTTGGCCGCGACCGCGCCGAGGTAGAGGACGCCGCCCGAAAATACCTGACCAAAGTGGGCATCGGCGACAAATGTGAGGCCTATCCGGCGCAGCTCTCTGGCGGCCAGCAGCAGCGTGCCGCGATTGCGCGCGCGCTCTGCATGGAACCTGAGGCGCTGCTGTTTGATGAACCCACCTCCGCGCTCGATCCCGAGCTGGAACAGGAGGTGGTCAAGGTCATTAAGGACCTCGCCGCCGAAGGCCGCACCATGATCATCGTGACCCATGATATGAACATGGCTGCCGATGTCTCCAACCACGTCGTGTTCCTGCATAAGGGATTGATCGAAGAACAGGGCAGCCCGGACGAAGTCTTTGGCAGCACCCGCTCCGAACGCCTTCAGGGCTTTCTTGCCTCGACACGACATGGCAAATAA
- a CDS encoding phosphate/phosphite/phosphonate ABC transporter substrate-binding protein → MTASLAMYDRPETAPALDALWQAIRHELTAASIGAPETLTRGGDLWSIWSDSKLLLAQTCGLPYRTRLYEQVNLVTTLDHGVADCPPGHYNSVFIAHRNRARADLRSFAGGSFAYNESLSQSGWAAPMMHMREISILPGSLFQSGSHRASARAVVDGTADFTAVDAVSWALIRDHDSFADDLTEITRTKPTPGLPLITATTRDPAPLRAAVKQAVAELDPVHRQTLHLQGAIDIAPGAYLAVPTPLGPVLTEQSIRQQVAS, encoded by the coding sequence ATGACCGCCAGTCTGGCGATGTATGACCGCCCTGAAACCGCCCCTGCCCTTGATGCGCTGTGGCAGGCGATCCGACACGAGCTGACCGCTGCCTCTATTGGCGCACCCGAAACCCTCACCCGTGGCGGCGATCTCTGGTCGATCTGGTCCGATTCGAAGTTGCTGCTGGCGCAGACCTGCGGCCTGCCCTACCGCACCCGTCTCTATGAGCAGGTCAATCTGGTCACAACACTGGATCACGGCGTCGCGGACTGCCCGCCGGGGCACTACAACAGCGTCTTCATCGCCCATCGCAACCGCGCTCGTGCGGATCTGCGCAGCTTTGCAGGCGGCAGCTTTGCCTATAATGAGTCGCTGTCACAATCCGGCTGGGCAGCCCCGATGATGCACATGCGGGAGATCTCAATCCTACCTGGCAGCCTGTTTCAATCCGGCAGTCATCGGGCCTCGGCCCGCGCCGTGGTCGATGGAACCGCTGATTTTACCGCGGTTGATGCGGTCAGCTGGGCCTTGATACGGGATCACGACAGTTTTGCGGATGACCTCACTGAGATTACCCGCACCAAACCCACACCGGGTCTGCCATTGATCACCGCCACAACCCGCGATCCTGCACCGCTGCGCGCGGCGGTCAAACAGGCCGTGGCTGAACTTGACCCGGTCCACCGTCAGACACTGCATCTTCAGGGCGCAATCGACATCGCACCCGGCGCCTATCTCGCGGTCCCAACGCCACTGGGGCCTGTGCTGACAGAGCAGTCAATAAGGCAACAGGTGGCAAGCTGA